A window of the Sporosarcina sp. FSL K6-2383 genome harbors these coding sequences:
- a CDS encoding phosphoribosylanthranilate isomerase, which yields MTKVKICGLMEQEHVKVAVDAGADAIGFVFAPSRRRVTIDEAQVLARDIPSGVLKIGVFVNASTEEVEETYRQVPLDIIQFHGDESAEFIKKVGLPSIKVVSVHSDEDVKRATQYEADYYLFDTPGTDFKGGSGMTFDWALMNNVGIQADRVILAGGLNVENVGDAIRRVQPYMVDVSSGVESMKRKDSHLIRAFIQAVKDEGRL from the coding sequence ATGACGAAAGTGAAAATTTGTGGATTGATGGAGCAAGAGCATGTCAAAGTGGCAGTTGATGCCGGAGCAGATGCCATTGGATTCGTTTTTGCTCCTAGCCGGCGACGAGTGACGATAGATGAAGCGCAAGTGTTAGCACGTGATATTCCATCTGGGGTTCTAAAAATCGGGGTATTCGTCAATGCTTCGACCGAAGAAGTAGAGGAGACGTATCGACAAGTGCCGCTCGATATTATCCAATTTCACGGAGATGAAAGTGCAGAATTTATCAAAAAAGTCGGACTTCCTTCTATTAAAGTAGTATCAGTTCACAGTGATGAAGATGTGAAGCGTGCTACACAGTATGAGGCGGATTATTATTTGTTTGATACACCAGGAACGGATTTTAAAGGTGGTAGTGGTATGACCTTCGATTGGGCGCTGATGAACAATGTTGGTATACAAGCAGATCGGGTTATTCTTGCAGGTGGTTTAAATGTGGAAAATGTGGGGGATGCGATTCGGCGTGTGCAGCCATATATGGTGGATGTGTCGAGTGGCGTCGAAAGTATGAAGCGAAAAGATAGCCACTTGATTCGTGCATTTATTCAAGCGGTTAAGGATGAGGGGCGATTGTGA
- the trpC gene encoding indole-3-glycerol phosphate synthase TrpC — protein sequence MTILDKILQQKHHEVQQLLTQQTIQQENQPSRPSLFDKLYQSEHLQVIAEMKRASPSKGLIAEGADPVAQAIIYEKSNAACISVLTDAHFFKGSFEDLAAVADAVSIPLLCKDFMIHSVQIDRAKNAGASVILLIVAALTDEELSTLYAYALAAGLEVLIEVHDEAELKRALALDAKLIGVNNRDLRTFEVDLQRTEEIAALFPFHEERVLISESGIWQAEDALRVSKVGASAVLVGESLMRSDSVAAAIQSLQVATQGVAR from the coding sequence ATGACTATTTTAGATAAAATTCTACAACAGAAGCATCATGAAGTGCAGCAGCTGTTAACACAACAAACTATTCAACAAGAAAATCAACCATCGCGCCCGTCTTTATTCGACAAATTATATCAGTCGGAGCATTTGCAGGTCATTGCGGAAATGAAGCGTGCTTCACCTTCAAAGGGGTTAATAGCGGAAGGCGCTGATCCCGTTGCACAGGCGATTATTTATGAAAAATCTAATGCGGCATGCATTTCGGTTCTAACGGATGCTCACTTTTTCAAAGGTTCATTTGAAGACCTAGCGGCGGTTGCAGATGCTGTTTCAATTCCGCTACTATGCAAGGATTTCATGATTCACAGCGTACAAATCGACCGTGCAAAAAATGCAGGTGCCTCGGTGATTTTGCTCATTGTAGCAGCACTTACCGATGAAGAATTGTCCACGCTTTATGCGTATGCATTGGCAGCCGGTCTCGAAGTGCTTATAGAAGTACATGACGAGGCGGAATTAAAACGTGCGCTTGCGCTAGATGCCAAGCTGATCGGTGTCAATAATCGGGATCTCCGAACATTTGAGGTGGATTTGCAGAGGACTGAAGAAATTGCGGCGCTATTTCCGTTCCATGAAGAGCGCGTTTTGATTAGTGAAAGTGGTATTTGGCAAGCAGAAGACGCGTTGCGTGTATCGAAAGTTGGAGCTAGCGCAGTGCTTGTTGGTGAATCATTGATGCGCAGTGACTCGGTTGCGGCGGCTATTCAGTCACTACAAGTTGCTACGCAGGGGGTTGCTCGATGA